The DNA segment aatcgGAAACCTCTGTTCCAAAGATCGTCTCTCAAACAACGCAACCCCTCAAAACAACCCTCACGACCCTCCGCACAGGGTTGTTATCACCCAAGTCGACCGTTCCCGCCACAACCCAGCAGGCGATCTCCTCGCTCTGTGACATGCCCTCTTTTGCCTCGGTACGTGATGTCGCTTTTGCTGTCAAGCTCTCTGCTTCGTTtgtcctctcccaccacgaCAAGGAGACAGCAAGGGACAAGTCTGGCAAGTCAGGGCTGCACAAGGAAGTTGTCGCTGAGATGAAGGCTTTGgagtcggcggcggcaaagaCGCTGGGGGAGGCCAAGGGTCATGTTGGGGTGCTGAAGGGGGTGATGAATGAGAGTGGGTGGTTGGATAAGTTGTTGGAtgttgttttgggggaggacagggaggtgggggagttgaCAGAGAAAGTGAGCGAGattgtggaggggaggggaggggccgaggagtgggctgggaaggtggttgatggctggagggaaggggtgaaggggtgggggatggtgaagttTGAGTAAGGTAGTGAGTGTCATTTGCAAAGAGTTCCATATGCTTGAGAATGTTTCCTTGTGATCCAATCCGGCTATGCAATAAAAATAAACAGAGAAACCGAACTAAGGTGAAATAAATAGGTATCATATGCCAAGCAATCCCCCCTAAGAAGcaaaaccccctctcccccctcttaTCATCTTTCCTCCGTCTCCCACAACTTCCCCCCAATCCTGCAGACTTTAAaaactcccactccccctcctcttaGCCCTCTCCCTAGCAGCCCTAGCCAAAATCCCCTGCTGCTCCTCGCCCAACGTaacccaagtccaaaacCAAGCCATCGTCTCGACAAAAACAAACGTGAAAAACACCCTGTTTTTCAAGGCATCACCCCCCCAGCCAGAGGGGACATACCCCGGGTTATTGTTCAGCGCTTGATGCATATTGGGGTGGTTGACAAAGCGACTTTTGGCGGACTCGTCGTGGTGGTAGaagattggggaggaaggcgagaagaagaaggagtaGATTGAGAGGGAGAAGCAGATTGAGACTCGGAGGGGGGCTTGGGTGCCCCAGTgggtgacgagggagatTTCGTCTGGGTAGGAGAGGGTGGCTAAGTCGGAaatggcgaggaaggcgaggaggaaggataAAAAGgcgagggcgggggaggggacgtcGAAGGatcgggagggggggagggcgagggagtcGCCCAGGAGGGAGACGATGCTTTGGTCGGAGatggcggttgggttggtcaggaagaggaaggagagggtcaggtggaagagggagagggaggtgaggatcGTGCGGGAGGATATTAGGGCCATGGTTGAGGCCGGCTTTGAAAGGCTAGCTTTGGCGTTGGGGCCAGATGATTTGGACGACGGgcgatggggggggggtgtttggTAGTTTTGATGCTGGGTGTGCATTCAGTTGTGGCCAGATGCTCGGTCGTCAGAGAGTGCTGGGTTCGCGGGATTCAGCTCTCCCTCGGGTCGGTTGGTCTGTGTCGTGTGAGACACCAGGATGTCGTGTGGTTTGCTGGTGGGCAAGCTTCAGCTTCGTGTCGGTTCCGTCACAGTCCAAAAGGGGCACAATTACAAGCCTTATCGGCAAGCTATCCTCCCGATAAGCGAGGGTCATTGACCGGACTTGTTCTCGAATAAATATGGGACCACGGGATCTGTCAAGCCACATTTATGCTTAAACGTTCTAAGTGTGGCTTGGGCACCCGGGGCTTGGCACTGCAACCCCTTTGGGCAAGAGGAGCAGGGATCCCACGATCGCGGGGTCCATATTGCTGTCTCTCACTGCCTTTTATGAACTGAATCCCGCCAGATGGGACATTCATGAGTTATATATTTCAAGATTTAACTGATTTAAGAAAGCCAACGGGGTAGTGTTGAAGAACAATTGTTTACCATCCGAACAAAAtaccaaaaaaacaccaccttcacccaCCATCTCATCAACTACCGCCACAACCATGACAGCAGACCACCCCCCTAACCCCGAGCCGACGCTCGACATTGGCAGACACCTAAAATACTGGAAGATGTGCCTCcagtcccccctcccccaccactaCCTCTCCAACGAAGGAAACCGCATGGCCCTGGCCtacttcatcatcaactctATCGCCATACTCACACCTCATgctaacaacaacaacaacaacaacaacaacaacaacaacactgaTAACAACCTCATCACTCCGCAGGACCGGAGAAAGCTCCGAAAATGGGTCCTctcccatcaacacccaggAGGTGGCTTCTCCCCTGCCTCGTCACTTGTCTACCCCCTTCACGGTTATGAGCAGTCGGAGCCAGAAACAGGATCTCAACcggcagaagcagcaggaatGGCCAATGCGCCAGGGACTTTATTTGCACTGCAGCTACTGGCGCTGTTGGCAGATGAGGATGATCCAGAGGGGGCATTCGACGGGGTCGACAGAGCACAAACACTCCGCTGGTTACGGAGGCTGCAGAGAAAGGACGGGAGCTtcggggaggtgttgaggttgctgCCTGGTCAGGGGTGGTTCATCGGGGGAGGGTACGACATGCGGTATTGCTACATCGCCGCGTCGATAcggtggatgttgaggggggatgtcgaggagggtgagccagggtgggtggaggatatTGACAAGGAGAGGTTGACGAGTTATATCCTCAGCAGTCAGGTGAGGTGTTCGCTGTTTCTTACCTCACTTCCATCGCTGACTGACAATCTGGCAGACATATGACGGCGGCTTCGCAGGCAGCTCACAGGAAGAACCCCATGCGGGATATGCCTACTGCGCCATCTCTGCGctttccctcctcgaccgccCGTTGCGAACaaccagccaaccaccccctccctccccatcactctCCCGCATCCGTGACCTCCCCGCCTTAATCCACTGGCTCACCTCCCGCCAATTCATCTACCTCGAACACCCACCCCCTGTTccagaacaacaagaagaagaagaagacccggtcaacttcctcctcccccctctcacatccctttctctctctccatccCTCATAGCCTACAACGGCCGCACAAACAAAATAGCCGACACGTGTTACACCTGGTGGGTCGTAGCAGCGCTATCCAACCTCTGCCAGTTGCAGCTACTCGGCGACTGGGCACTAGCGAGACGGTTCCTGCTGGAGAAGATGGCGCATCGGATAGGCGGGTTTAGTAAATACCCTGGTGGACCACCGGACGTGTACCACAGCTGTTTTGGGCTGACGGTCATGTCGTTGATGGGGGAGCCGGGATTGCAGAagttggatggggggttggcggtgccgGTTGTGACGGTGGGGGTTATTGAACaggcgaggggggagttgttgagaagggcgaggggggaggggaaggggaagggggtggtggaattggggttgaggatgaggggggggacgacgaggccggggtggttgaggggggttaaTTAGGGGTGTTATCCTACAAAGGGTGATGAGGACTtctggatgggttggttaGTGTACCATATATACTTAATATTGGGAGTGTTCGGATCAGAGGTATGTAATTGTGAGATCATTGGGACGCATCTTGGCATTTTTGCTGTCGATACCGCAACTTGGGCGCCTTTCTCATATCCGcaaaataaaataaaataaaattAAGATCTTGAGTGTGCATTCAGGGGACATTCGGGAAAAACTTGGCTGAAAGCAAAAAATGATAGTGTCCCCTCGACCGGAATCGAGCCGGTGACCTTTCGGTATCGATAAATTGCATTTACAGCCGAACGTGATAGCCAACTACACCACAAGGGGATTTGATTTGATGGTTGCAAGCACCAGAATGCGCACTTATGGTGATGTGGGGAACATGCGGGATTTTTTGTGTTGATCCACGCCTGGGCAAAACACTTCCAGTCAAACATGTCAGATGATACCTTGATACAAATCCAACGGCTCTTTATATTCTATCTCACCAAATCATATATATCACCAAATTATATATATCACCATCCAATTCAcaaatcccccccctcctcctcctcctcctcctcctccccctcacccaacaCATGCAAAATCAACTTCCTatacccctccaccgcctcctccaggtccctcaccctcaacccttcatcatccccatgCGCAACAAGGATACTCCCCGGCCCATAGAGATAACTCGTatgccccccctccaaattCGGAACATCAGTCCCATAACTCGCAACCATAGTCTCAAACCCGTCAACTTCACACTTGCACTTGACCGGTCCATACCCGCCAAGCCACTCTGAACTGAGCGCATCCCCGTCTGTTTCCTTGAGAATGTGCTCAATCTTGGCGATAACATCCTTATGTCCCTCCTTTTGACTTCCCGATGCCACCCGAACAGCAAGTCTAGCGCTCGCCGACTTGGGTATCACATTCGCtgccacccccccctccagaaCCCCGATATTAACTGTCGTGTTGCCGTACCTCTCGCTCGAACCAAGGTCAGTGTTGAGGATAGTGTGCAAACTGCGAATCAGCACCTCATTGGCAGATTTGCCTAGCTGTGGGTAGCCTGAATGACCAGCCTTTCCTCGAGAGCGAACAATCCCATTGGTAATCCCCTTGTGGCCGCACGCAAGTTTGTTCTCTGTAGGTTCGCCAAAGATGGCAGAGGCAAAGCGGTACTGCTTTtcgtcgctgctgctgccaaagagAGAaaccttgctgctgctgcgggagCGGCGGGAGAACTCCTTCATGCCGAGGCCGGAAGTTTCTTCGCCAACTACGAAGAGGAGCATCACGTcggatggggagatggattCCGAGGAGATGAGGGTGGATAAAGCGATGAGCTGCGCTGCAAGAGAGGCTTTCGCATCGACGGAACCGCGGCCGGAGATGAGGGTGTCTGGGGTGATTGGCCCTGACGGTGTGGTTTTGTAGGGAATGTATGGTGGGACGACATCGATGTGGGATGTGATGAGGAGCTTGAAGTCGGCGGTGCTGGGCTTCTTAGCTGTAGGCCAAGCCAGGACATTGCATCTCGCATTTGAGCCTGTGTTTAACCCAGCTGGAATAGGTTGAAGCTCGACAGAGTAGTTTTGCTTGCCGAGATATTCCTGAAGGAACAGAgcggcgtcctcctcggtgccACTGAGCGAGGGTATCTCAACGAGGTTCTTGtgaagggcgaggaggtcatGGCGGTAGAACGGGCCGTCGGCGTGCGGCGTAGGGGTCGCatgtgctgctggtgggtACAATGCGCTGCATAGCAGCAGTGCCTGTGAGATCCGCTTCATTTTGAGTTTTGCACCAACTCTCTGCCACTCCAAAGACCGTTGATGAAAGGTGAAAGATGCAACGTCTCGGTCGAGTTCATAGCGCTGATGAGGTCATCCCTTTCAGTGGGTCCAAAAACATGCACAAATCGCCAATGCAGGGGCTGTGGGGCGCTGCATGACTTGGGCGCTTTACACAGcatcatctcatcttcaAGCTTCGAGAAAACAAACATGTTCAACATCTCATTTCGTATTCAGCTCGATCCTCATAGCTGACGAGCAGCAACAGAGGCCAACCGCTCGGGCAACACTTGGCTAAAGTCAAACTTGCCGTCCGCACCCTTCACCACGGTTCCCCGCTCAGTGACAATGGCATCGATCAGCTCATGGGGAGTCACATCGAAAGCTGGGTTCCAGACCCCAATTCTCTGATCAGCAATCGCAACTCTCGCAGTCTTGCTGGTATCGACGGTTCCGTCCTCGTTGACAATGGCACCGCTGATTTGTGTCAGCTCTTCACGCTTGCGCTCCTCGATCTCGATAGCGCTTCCGTTCTCCGTCTCGAGGTCGATGCTGGTTGTTGGCGCAGCGACAACAAACTTGACACCGTGGTGACGAGCCAGCACAGCCAGCTGATAGGTACCAATCTTGTTGGCAGTATCTCCGTTGCGGACAACGCGGTCAGCGCCGACAATGACGGCGCCAATGTTCATGCGCTCacggtggaggttgaagagaGCACCAGCCATGCTGTCGGTGATCAAGGTGGAGGGAATGCCCTCGAAGACGAGCTCGAAGGAAGTAAGACGACTGCCTTGGTTGTAAGGACGAGTCTCGGTGCAGTAGGCGTGCTTGAGGAGACCCTCGGAGTGAAGAGTGCGGATGATGCCAAGGGCAGTGCCGTGGCCCGAGGTTGCGAGGGAACCGGTGTTGCAGTGCGTGAGGACGGAGATGGGCTTTTCAGAAGAGGCATTGTACTGCTGTTGCAACCAGGCGGCACCATGAGAGCCGATAgaggtgttgttgtggagGTCCTTGGCGAGAatctcctcggccgtctgGATGTAGGTGTTCAagatggcctccttggcctcagGGTGCGCCAAACCCTCGAGGTTGGCGGCTCTAGTGGCCAGCTTGAGAAGTGTGATGGCGTTGGAGAGATCAACAGCCGTTGGCCTGCTCTCCTTGAGGTAGTCAAGTCTCTTTTCGATATGCGCAATGACCTCTTCGGGCTCAGTGGCGGCTGGTGACGCATGTTAGCGATGTCTTGATTCGGGGGCAGTGTCAAACTTACTGCAGTCGCCATTGTGCAACTCAACCGCATGGGCCAAAGCAGCGACGATGGCAATGGCGGGGGCACCTCTCACTCTCATGGAGCGTATGCAGTCAAAAGCCTCTTCGGCAGTTGACACCTCATCGTAGTGGTTCTCATGGGGCAGTCTGAGCTGGTCAAGGACTAACAGCTTGCCCCGCGAATACTTGATAGCTTGAAGGGTGGCCATTTTGTAGATGTGTTTCGAGGTCTTTGAAGACACAAAATTTGTTGTCAAAAGTGACCAGCCGTTTTCGAAGATTGTCAAAAGTTCCCCTGGATTTTTACACAGGGAATCTGCCTGCTCTTGAGCCTGAAATAGAAAATATCTCTCGGGGGTGCAAGCGGCCGGGACTGTCATTAGATGCCCCGCCACTGCGCAAAAGTTTTGGTGGGGCAATTTCTGGAAATTCAAGGTGACGGAGGTGAGCTGCATCGCCAAGAAGCGGTGAGAGCTCCATGGCCATGCATTGACGTGCCACACCCTGCATCTCAGGGGATTCTGCCACCGCATGGCCTGGCCAGGAGCTGTCCTTCTCTCTAGAATTCCAACGCGCTTCGACTAGGGCATGTCATAGAGGCCCAGAGCTGTCCAGCATGGAACAGCCCTTTTCTTCGTCAAAGGTGACGGGTTAGTGACGGTTTTGGTTGATTGGGGAGCTCCCAGCTGACTAGTAGTGTTCCTGTATGCAGTCGAGTACTTCGATCCCCACGATGTCTACAAGCTCCTTGCGCCGGGGTTGATTCCCCGGCTCCCGCTCCGAGACCTCAACTGGCAGTCCCACGCCGGGCCATTGCGATCTATCAACACCCTACACATTGAGCTCCTACCATCCGGAGCCGACTGCTCGAATATCTTTACCCCCCTATCCTCTCCAAACCCAAAGGGCGCAAGCTCCACCGATGTCGCGAACCAACCGGCCCGGGACGATGGCTTCCAGaccgccaccatcgccgGTAGGGGTGGCTCAAGCGACCAGGTGGACTCGACACTTCGTCCACCAGCAGGGCCAGGCAAGGAAAGGAGACATCAAATACCAGGCTTGCGCCGCACACCTTACCTCAAGGTGCTACTAATACGATGCGACGACAACGATACATACAAGTCCACGACGAAGGCTGAAATAAAGGAGTGGATCAGAGTcaacacaccaccagcccaggGCAAGAGTGGCGCCGAGAACCACGATGCCTTCGAATGGCTGATCATCCATGTGGTCCTCCCAAACACCGTCGCCGCGACCCAGCCGCGGACCACCGGGAAGGTACCCGACTCCAGCGACGTCTCCAAGACGGCGACACTAAAGTGGCGCGGCAGCTCAACATCGTTGCTGGAGAAATTGCGGACCGACTTCAACGGCTCAGGCAAGGGCGCTGTGGACAGGATCAGGCAGATTCGCATTGGCGTCAACGACGTGCCATATAGTATGCTCCCGAGGGTGGTGCCCGCGGTACCTACGGGGTATCGTGAGACCGAGCAGGACAGTGAGGCCGCGTGGGCGGACTTGATCGGGAAGTTCAAGGAGCTCATCCTATCCAGCTTCGACACACGCGTCACACAGTACGAAGAGGACATCAAGGAACGAGACGCCCAGAGGAGTTTACCAGGGTGGAATTTCTGCACTTTTTTCATTCTGAAAGAAGGCCTGGCCAGGGGTTTCGAAAGTGTTGGTCTTGTTGAGGATGCCCTGGTTGGATATGATGAGCTTAGTGTTGGGCTCGACACTATCATCCAAGAACAAGCGGCTGCGGGGTCTGCGGAAGCACATGGAGGCGCTCTGCTTCCGTATACCCCGGATCTCAAAGAGACAGCACAAAAGGCTCTCAGTGAGATCGCTGGCGGTACTCTTGAgtttgaggaagaggaggctgtgGATCTCCAGTCTGGCGAGAAGCAAAAGCTGGATTATTCCGAAAGCATCCCCATCACTTCATCCAAAAAGACATACCGAGAGTTGATCTTGGCCAACAATGTGTCTTTATTCGATTTCAGGTGCTACATCTTTGCACGCCAAATCTCTCTGCTCCTTCGTCTTGGAAATGCATGGTCAACACGAGAGGAACTGGTGgccaagctgaaggagcaGCAAGAAATGGTCCCGCGAGGAGTGGCTGCAAAAACACCCGTACCCAAGCTGAatgaggagcaggagaactTGCTGCAGCTCGCTGAGATCTGCAAACGCACGCTCGAGTTTGTGCCTGCGATTTCGACAGTCATGAGAGAAGACATCATTGCGGCCATCATGTCTGCCAAGAAgcacgaagaagaagatggcgtCAAGCCAGTCCTCGATTCCATGCTCTCCGAGGTTGTGGACAACATGGTGTCGTCCTTTGCCTTTTCTGTTGCCCAACAGATTCTCGCCCAGACGTCTACCAAGGCGCTGCCTATCCCACCTTCTACCCTTAATGATGCCCATGATCAGAAGACGTCTATCCCAGACCCGAAAACAACGATGCATCCAGCCCGGACGACGTCCCTTCACGGCCAGGGCACTCAACGGCCACCTCTCAGCCCTGGGTTCCCGTCTGGGCGCCTGCTTGGTTCTATTGATAGTCCAGCTACGTCGTCATTTCAGAAGGCTGGGCTCGAAGAACTTGCTGCTAGGAGAGCCGAGCTGTATGCATTGTCCCGAAATATTTTGGAAGAGTGTGGCAAGAAGCGTGGCTGGTCTGACGGGTGGTCGTCGGTCCCTACGGTAGGGGAAGCTGGGATTGTCgacatggaggagattggccttgatgatgatgatgatgatgatgatgccgaaAAGACCAAGCCGGCTGCAAGAGAAACCGCTGAGGTTTTGCACACGTCGGTTGCCGGCGTGGgaaccaccctcctccgcacAGCGCTCGACAATAAGGATGACTTTTATCGGCTCTACGAGACGCTCACCGATAAAGCTCTCCGGCACTACACAGTCGCCCACCACCTGCACTCGGTCCAGGCCTGCATGGCTGATTTGGCGGTGCTCAAGTTTCACCTTGAGGAGTACAAGGACGCAGCTTACTACTTTTACCGCGTCATTCCCTTCTTTGGAGAGAGCAGCTGGGCCCTCCTTGAGCTTTCCATGCTGGTCATGTATGCGAGGTGTCTAAAGAAGTTGAACAAGTTGGACGATTACGTCAACCAAGCACTTCGGCAGCTCCTTTGCAAGGCAGCCGCCGCTGAGAGGGACAGATTGCAGCAAAAGTCACGGTTCAGGAACACCCTTACGTCTGCGACTCAGTACCCAGAAGCCTCGGCCATCACGGGATTCCTGGCGGACCTGATTTCGGTGTCGGCATCGCTGGAAAAGGATGTGAGGATTCCCCTGACGAGCCTCTGCTGTGACCTTGCTCTGGACGGGCCACCATTCTACGACGAGGGCCAGGACAGCTTCTCCCTGTTTCTTGACTTTCACAGTCTTTTGGTTGATGAGTTTGAAGCTGATTCGGTCAGCATCCGCATCACGAGCAAGACTGCAGGGGGCAACAGGGAAATTTGGCTACAGACCGAGAAGCCGGTTACCATCCGGCCAGGGCCGAACAAGGTACGAGTGCAGAGCACCACGATGATGGCTGGCACTTTTGAGGTGGATCAGGTTCGTCTGTCCAGCGAGAAGGTATTGCTGCACTACGAACGAGATCCCAACCAGCCTGTAGACAAGGGGATTGCAAGCCTGAAAAATCCTCAAGTGGCTGTTTACCAACGAGCTAGCGGCCTTGACGTCCGACTGTCAGGGACAAAGGACCTGCagctcgacaagaagaaatcGCTAGATCTTGAGCTATCAACTGGTTGGAACGCCGTCAAGACGTGCGAGATTAAGATTAGGTCCGCGACTGGTGGGCTGCGGCTGGTCATGAGTGAAGCAGAGGTGATTGGCTCGACACAGGCCACCAAAGCAGAGGGAGGCACCTTCAAATTCGGCGCCATTCCCGCAAATAGCTCTGTCAAGGTCCGGTTTCCCTTCACCGTTGAGCACGACCTGCTCGATGTCGCTGTCAGGGCGGAGGTTACCTACTCCACCGAGCGTGGGAgcttcaccttcttcaagACATCATCTGTACCGATCTCTCTCGCAGTCGAGGTCAACGTTCAGGATATCTTCAAGCACAACGCACTCTTTTCGCGATTTGCggtctcctccgccagctccaGCCCGTTGAGGTTGTTCAAGAGCGAGCTGTTGGGCTCCGAGGTCTTTGACACACATTTTGGCCACTCGCCCAGCCAGCCGGTGTTGATCTTTCCCAAACAGCCCACCAGCCTGCTGTACAAAATCACGAGAAAGCGCGGGGTTGCCATCGGGCCGAAGACAAACAAGACGCTGTATCTCAAGCTGTACTACAGCGTCTTGCAGGAAGAGATTGAGGCTCTGTTTGAGAAGACCATCGTTGCCGATTTGGAAGACTCGCCCATGAGGGAGTACGCCAAGCTGATCGTCTCCAAGGTTCTGGCGGTAGTCCAAGCCCGCCTGTCGGAACACGAGCTTGAGAAAGCGGCGTTGCTGGGGGAGCTGCAGACGAGCTTTTTGGGTCATGTCAATTGGGAATCGCACTTTACTGGTCTGGGGTCGGCGTCAAACACTCAACAGCAAAAAAGCGGGACCAGCTcccctgcttcttcttcttcttcttcttctggggaAGACATCTCGTCGGCCACTCTGGCAGATTTTATGACTGCCTTTTTCACCAATCACCCTTTCCTCCCGTTACCGCACTCCGAGTCAATCCCGGAACCAAACACGATTGTCATCCCGGTTGATGTACCCCCAGTAGCAATAGTTCACACGGCCGACTTGAGGGTTTCATCGTCTCAACCTCCAGTGGTGAACGGGACGGACGCTAGCGATGGCAGTCCTACGTTCGTGATtaaccagctcctccctaCCACCCTCCACCTAAAATGGACGCGGATGTGGGACACTGACCTGTCCACTTCGTCTCTGTCTCAAGACCTGGAGTTCGGGTATGAGATCACTGCCCCGGGGGATAGCTGGCtgcttggggggaggaggaaggggcaTTTTGTTATACCGGCTgtggacgatgatgatgcagagGAAAAGTTGAGTTCGACGGCGGAGACGGAGGCGGAGATACCTGTTGTTTTGGTGCctttgagggaggggtattTGCCTTGGCCCGGGGTGGAGATTAGGGAGGTTAGGGCGGGAGGAGAaaatgggaatgggacggGGGAGAATAGTCCTGTGGTGAATGTTGCTGGGGGAGTGCATTGCGAGACGGATTATAGGAACTtgggggagacggtggaggttgtgggggaTCGGGGGAGGGTTACGGTTAGTTTGGATGTtagtgatggtgggggggataGGGGGGGTCCGATGGTGCTGGAgtgtgagggggggggatggggggttgggagggttgttgCTTAGACTACGTATGATGGGGGATGTTGTGACTAGCAGAGGAAGGTTCAGGTATGGTTAATATTCTTAATCGAGAAGGTCTTCTTGACTGCTTTACCAACTGTGTAGCGTGGGGTATTGTTTATGAGCTTGGCAGGGGCGACCGGATGAGCAGAGTGAGTACTGCAGGTATGCGCATAAGGTCTCTTGTCAGATGCGCCTACACAGTTCTGCGGGTAGGCCCGTCTGCCTAGACACTCCGAATTAGCTACCACCAATCATCCACGGCGTCACTGCTCTAGGTTGATATCATGATCTCCGGTCATCGGCAGACAAATCTAGATTCTAACATCCGACCGGCGACCGGCCGCATGAAAGAAATACCACCCGACTTTGGCCCCAGCGGGAGACAGATCATCTGGCTGACTACTCTCATGACTAAGGGGGTTTCCAAAGCCGAGGTTGCACGAGTTCAGGGATAGAGATGCCCGCCTTTTGCGCCACATTTCGATATtatatgtgtatgtgtgtgtatcATTTATTCGCTGCGGGTCACACACTATTACCCAGTTACAGGCGGAATTCGGGGTTGGGGGT comes from the Podospora pseudocomata strain CBS 415.72m chromosome 5, whole genome shotgun sequence genome and includes:
- a CDS encoding hypothetical protein (BUSCO:EOG09260NHB; COG:S; EggNog:ENOG503NVW7), with the protein product MEQPFSSSKVTVEYFDPHDVYKLLAPGLIPRLPLRDLNWQSHAGPLRSINTLHIELLPSGADCSNIFTPLSSPNPKGASSTDVANQPARDDGFQTATIAGRGGSSDQVDSTLRPPAGPGKERRHQIPGLRRTPYLKVLLIRCDDNDTYKSTTKAEIKEWIRVNTPPAQGKSGAENHDAFEWLIIHVVLPNTVAATQPRTTGKVPDSSDVSKTATLKWRGSSTSLLEKLRTDFNGSGKGAVDRIRQIRIGVNDVPYSMLPRVVPAVPTGYRETEQDSEAAWADLIGKFKELILSSFDTRVTQYEEDIKERDAQRSLPGWNFCTFFILKEGLARGFESVGLVEDALVGYDELSVGLDTIIQEQAAAGSAEAHGGALLPYTPDLKETAQKALSEIAGGTLEFEEEEAVDLQSGEKQKLDYSESIPITSSKKTYRELILANNVSLFDFRCYIFARQISLLLRLGNAWSTREELVAKLKEQQEMVPRGVAAKTPVPKLNEEQENLLQLAEICKRTLEFVPAISTVMREDIIAAIMSAKKHEEEDGVKPVLDSMLSEVVDNMVSSFAFSVAQQILAQTSTKALPIPPSTLNDAHDQKTSIPDPKTTMHPARTTSLHGQGTQRPPLSPGFPSGRLLGSIDSPATSSFQKAGLEELAARRAELYALSRNILEECGKKRGWSDGWSSVPTVGEAGIVDMEEIGLDDDDDDDDAEKTKPAARETAEVLHTSVAGVGTTLLRTALDNKDDFYRLYETLTDKALRHYTVAHHLHSVQACMADLAVLKFHLEEYKDAAYYFYRVIPFFGESSWALLELSMLVMYARCLKKLNKLDDYVNQALRQLLCKAAAAERDRLQQKSRFRNTLTSATQYPEASAITGFLADLISVSASLEKDVRIPLTSLCCDLALDGPPFYDEGQDSFSLFLDFHSLLVDEFEADSVSIRITSKTAGGNREIWLQTEKPVTIRPGPNKVRVQSTTMMAGTFEVDQVRLSSEKVLLHYERDPNQPVDKGIASLKNPQVAVYQRASGLDVRLSGTKDLQLDKKKSLDLELSTGWNAVKTCEIKIRSATGGLRLVMSEAEVIGSTQATKAEGGTFKFGAIPANSSVKVRFPFTVEHDLLDVAVRAEVTYSTERGSFTFFKTSSVPISLAVEVNVQDIFKHNALFSRFAVSSASSSPLRLFKSELLGSEVFDTHFGHSPSQPVLIFPKQPTSLLYKITRKRGVAIGPKTNKTLYLKLYYSVLQEEIEALFEKTIVADLEDSPMREYAKLIVSKVLAVVQARLSEHELEKAALLGELQTSFLGHVNWESHFTGLGSASNTQQQKSGTSSPASSSSSSSGEDISSATLADFMTAFFTNHPFLPLPHSESIPEPNTIVIPVDVPPVAIVHTADLRVSSSQPPVVNGTDASDGSPTFVINQLLPTTLHLKWTRMWDTDLSTSSLSQDLEFGYEITAPGDSWLLGGRRKGHFVIPAVDDDDAEEKLSSTAETEAEIPVVLVPLREGYLPWPGVEIREVRAGGENGNGTGENSPVVNVAGGVHCETDYRNLGETVEVVGDRGRVTVSLDVSDGGGDRGGPMVLECEGGGWGVGRVVA